Proteins from a genomic interval of Panthera uncia isolate 11264 chromosome C1 unlocalized genomic scaffold, Puncia_PCG_1.0 HiC_scaffold_4, whole genome shotgun sequence:
- the PLEKHO1 gene encoding pleckstrin homology domain-containing family O member 1 codes for MKKNNSAKRGPQDGNHPSAPPEKVGWVRKFCGKGIFREIWKNRYVVLKGDQLYISEKEVKDEKNIQEVFDLSDYEKCEELRKSKSRSKKNHSKFTLAHSKQPGNTAPSLIFLAVSPEEKELWINALNSAITRAKNRILDEVTVEEDSYLAHPTRDRAKIQHSRRPPTRGHLMAVASTSTSDGMLTLDLIQEEDPSPEEPTSCAESFRVDLDKSVAPLAGSRRRADSDRIQPSSDRASGLPRAWDKPDRGATYTPQAPKKLTPTEKGRCASLEEILSQRDAAPARSPQLRAEDPPAFIPSLPGQLSRIQDLVARKLEKTQELLAEVQGLGDGKRKAKDPPWSPPDSESEQRLLETERLLGEASSNWSQAKRVLQEVRELRDLYRQMDLQAPSPHLTPGTQHSQYRKSLM; via the exons ATGAAGAAGAACAATTCCGCCAAGAGG GGGCCTCAGGATGGAAACCATCCGTCCGCACCTCCGGAGAAGGTCGGCTGGGTCCGGAAATTCTGCGGGAAAGGGATTTTCAGGGAGATTTGGAAAAACCGCTATGTGGTGCTGAAGGGGGACCAGCTGTACATCTCTGAGAAGGAG gtaaaagatgagaaaaatattcaagaGGTATTTGACCTGAGTGACTATGAGAAGTGCGAAGAGCTCCGGAAATCCAAGAGCAGGAGCAAGAAAAATCATAGCAAGTTTACTCTTGCCCACTCCAAGCAGCCTGGCAACACG GCTCCCAGCCTCATCTTCCTGGCAGTTAGTCCAGAAGAGAAGGAATTGTGGATCAATGCCCTCAACTCCGCTATCACCCGAGCCAAGAACCGTATCTTGGATGAG GTCACCGTCGAGGAAGACAGCTATCTCGCCCACCCCACTCGAGACAGGGCAAAAATCCAACACTCCCGCCGCCCCCCAACGCGGGGACACCTAATGGCCGTG gcTTCCACCTCTACCTCGGATGGGATGCTGACCTTGGACCTGATCCAGGAGGAAGACCCTTCTCCCGAGGAACCCACCTCTTGTGCCGAGAGCTTCCGGGTTGACCTGGACAAGTCTGTGGCCCCGCTGGCAGGCAGCCGGCGGAGAGCAGACTCTGACCGTATCCAGCCCTCCTCAGACCGAGCAAGCGGCCTGCCCCGAGCTTGGGACAAGCCAGACAGAGGGGCTACCTACAccccccaggcacccaagaaGTTGACCCCCACGGAGAAAGGCCGCTGCGCTTCCTTGGAGGAGATCCTGTCTCAGCGGGACGCCGCCCCCGCCCGCAGCCCCCAGCTGCGGGCCGAGGACCCCCCAGCCTTCATTCCATCCCTTCCGGGGCAGCTGTCCCGGATCCAGGACCTGGTAGCCAGGAAACTGGAGAAGACTCAGGAGCTGCTGGCAGAGGTTCAGGGACTGGGAGATGGAAAGCGAAAGGCCAAGGACCCCCCTTGGTCCCCTCCCGATTCGGAGTCCGAGCAGAGGCTGCTGGAGACCGAGCGGCTGCTTGGAGAGGCCTCGTCCAATTGGAGCCAGGCGAAGAGGGTGCTGCAGGAGGTCAGGGAGCTGAGGGACCTGTACAGACAGATGGACCttcaggcccccagcccccacctcacaCCAGGCACTCAGCACAGTCAGTACCGCAAGAGCCTGATGTAA